In the bacterium SCSIO 12741 genome, GCATTGATAGGGGATTTCCCTATCCAAATCCTTGCTATATTTGACCATCAACACCAAGTATTCATGAATCCTTCACCTCAAATAGCTCAACATTTTCGCGGCGTATTTTTCGGTGGTAACTGGACCACTGTGAATGTGAAAGACACCCTGGCAGCAATTACCTGGAAGCAGGCTCTTGAACAGGTAGGGTCTTTTAATACGATTGCCACCCTTAGCTTTCACCTGAGCTACTTCGTTCATGAAGTTCTTCCCGTGCTTAAAGGAGGTCCACTTACTGCTCATGACAAATTCAGTTTTGATCATCCTCCGATACACTCTCAAGAAGATTGGGAGGCATTTCAAAAAGAAATTTTAAAAGACGCTGAAGAATTTGCCACCCTGGTAGAGCAGATTCCTGCCGAGGATTGGGACGCCCCTTTCACAGATCCCAAATACGGAACCTTGTACCGCAACATTCATGGTATTATCGAGCACAGCCATTATCATTTGGGGCAAATCGCTTTGATAAAAAAACAGTTGTTAGAGGCTCAGAAAAAATAAAAAAGCCGCTCCAAGATTGGAACGGCTTAGTTACTCAGCAAGTTTATTACTTAGCTTATTCTTTGGTCAATCTCAAAGTAGATTGCTTTCCGTTTTGAATCACTCTGAGCAGGTAGGTTCCTTTATCCAGATTTTCTAAATTCAACTTAAAATCAGGATGCACTTCTCCCTTGTACTCATAGACCAGCTTACCACTCATATCCATGAGCGAGAGCTCAGCCGATCCTTGCAATAATCCTTGGACTATTCCCTCGTTTTCTAGAGGATTTGGCAGTACTCGAATTTCAAAGGATTCCAATCGATTCTCTGTGGTGGTAAGCGTTCGATCTTGAGAACTTGTTTTCGGGATACCTTGGAAAATAATATCTCGGGTAATGGTCCACTCACAGCCGTCGATTATATAAGTCAAAGTAACCGTATAAACGCCCGCCCAGGTATTATCTCCTTTTCGAACCACCCAGGTTCCGTTTGAAAATGCAATGTCTACCCAGGGCGAAGCAGAAGCCGTTCCCGTCCAGGTTGCGATCCCATTACCAGGTGGAATTCCGTTAAGCCGAACTTCAATATCCCCAACAAATAACTGATCGAAGGTCATGTTGTTGGCATTGACTCCATTTAGATACAAATCGATACTAAGTCCTTCCAAGGGGTTGGGAAGTTCGTCGCATGGGGTTGGAGCACACTCCTCACCACAAAGTGATCCAGGCTCGATGTAAGCTTCAAAATTGGCATCCGCCTCAAAGCCTGGAAACAAATGGACTGCCGTTCGAGATATGTACTCCCTTTTGATTGAAGTATTCGGTACAAAATGTACAGGCCCATCCACTTGACCTGGATCCACAGATTCCCCAGCTACAATACGCCCGGAACTGATCAAAATCGGGAAAATATTGAAAGGTGGAGGAAAGGAATGAATGGTTTGGTTCTCAAAATACATGACCTCATTGTCTACTTTATGAACCGAAACATTATCAAATAGGGCATAGGCTTGAGAAGCATTGGGAAAAGCTTCACAAAGGGAAATGTAGCTACCCGTATTGTCATGGTGCATAGCACTGGAACTGTTGAATTGCCCCATATGCAGAAATCGTTCTCCACCCTGCGCACAATAGAGGAATGACATCATTGTCCAATCCGCATAATTCAATACTTCAGAAACTACAAACAATTCTCCGGCGGCATGGGGATTGGGATCGTTGCTAATTTTAACGCCAAAATGGCTTTTTTGACCTGTTATGTATACGGCTCGATCGCAATGAGCCTGACCTGGGTCCAGTCTCATGATTATTCCATTGTCATTCATAATGGGCCCGCCATCTCTGATCCAGTAAGAAACTCTATAGCAAGTATGTGGCTCAAGTGGAGTGGTAAATTCAACCGAC is a window encoding:
- a CDS encoding DinB family protein — encoded protein: MNPSPQIAQHFRGVFFGGNWTTVNVKDTLAAITWKQALEQVGSFNTIATLSFHLSYFVHEVLPVLKGGPLTAHDKFSFDHPPIHSQEDWEAFQKEILKDAEEFATLVEQIPAEDWDAPFTDPKYGTLYRNIHGIIEHSHYHLGQIALIKKQLLEAQKK
- a CDS encoding T9SS type A sorting domain-containing protein translates to MYKVLILGLSILSLSISLNVHAQNIYGPNLVPNGSFENSASCGSVPGDAGIFLPNWITQAGTPDIFNNHCFYDYVRPQMSGGFDCGRIKPVCIYEKEHNHPLPIQARHMEQFAGLRSPEKMSVEFTTPLEPHTCYRVSYWIRDGGPIMNDNGIIMRLDPGQAHCDRAVYITGQKSHFGVKISNDPNPHAAGELFVVSEVLNYADWTMMSFLYCAQGGERFLHMGQFNSSSAMHHDNTGSYISLCEAFPNASQAYALFDNVSVHKVDNEVMYFENQTIHSFPPPFNIFPILISSGRIVAGESVDPGQVDGPVHFVPNTSIKREYISRTAVHLFPGFEADANFEAYIEPGSLCGEECAPTPCDELPNPLEGLSIDLYLNGVNANNMTFDQLFVGDIEVRLNGIPPGNGIATWTGTASASPWVDIAFSNGTWVVRKGDNTWAGVYTVTLTYIIDGCEWTITRDIIFQGIPKTSSQDRTLTTTENRLESFEIRVLPNPLENEGIVQGLLQGSAELSLMDMSGKLVYEYKGEVHPDFKLNLENLDKGTYLLRVIQNGKQSTLRLTKE